In Streptomyces alboniger, the following are encoded in one genomic region:
- a CDS encoding FHA domain-containing protein: protein MLELTMASVSGADAGATAGMLMADAPSEPGAVLRVGRDASVCRLVTPDDWLFVSRTHLEFRCGPDGAWSVTWLRGSNPDPASQVRVVSEGAALSLAYGGAAPLGRGGSGEVVIQDRSGPRSVNVGFYHEG from the coding sequence GTGCTGGAGCTGACGATGGCCTCGGTGTCCGGGGCGGATGCGGGCGCGACCGCGGGCATGCTCATGGCCGACGCGCCGAGCGAGCCGGGTGCGGTGCTGCGGGTGGGGCGCGACGCGAGCGTCTGCCGTCTGGTGACGCCCGACGACTGGCTGTTCGTGTCCCGTACGCACCTGGAGTTCCGCTGCGGACCCGACGGGGCCTGGTCCGTGACCTGGCTGCGCGGCTCGAACCCCGACCCCGCCTCGCAGGTGCGGGTGGTGTCCGAAGGCGCGGCGCTCTCCCTCGCGTACGGAGGGGCGGCGCCGCTGGGCCGGGGCGGCTCGGGCGAGGTGGTCATCCAGGACAGGTCGGGGCCGCGGAGCGTGAACGTGGGGTTCTATCACGAGGGTTGA
- a CDS encoding MFS transporter, with protein MTQDVSARPSGPGPDPAHGQGANGHPPGGVLVSIGALLLGMLLAALDQTIVSTALPTIVSELGGMDHLSWVVTAYMLAATAATPLWGKLGDQYGRKKLFLTAIVIFLVGSALCGMAQNMPQLIGFRALQGLGGGGLMVLSMAIVGDLVSPRERGKYQGLFGAVFGATSVLGPLLGGLFTEHLSWRWVFYVNLPIGVIALLVIATTLHIPVRDTKHTIDYLGTFLIASVATCLVLVASLGGTTWDWGSPQIIGLAVLGVVLAAAFVAVERKAAEPVIPLKLFRVRTFTLSAVISFIVGFAMFGAMTYLPTFLQVVQGVSPTMSGVHMLPMVAGMLLSTTASGQIVSRTGRWKVFPVAGTAVTTLGLLLLHQLDEHSSTGEMSAYFFVFGLGLGLVMQVLVLIVQNAVGYEDLGVATSGATFFRSIGASFGVAIFGTIFTNRLGDKLTDALAGRQLPPRLSVTTLEADPRGIARLPADLRPSALHAYASSITDVFLYAAPVALLAFVLAWFLREDKLRGSVTAPDQTQTLASNPVERSSYDEVARALSVLGTREGRRAIYEKITARAGYDLLPAASWLLLRIARHGSVEPAVLAERTTVPLTVITAAARQVEERRLAERQGLEMFLTDSGREVARKLAKAREESLSELLGDWWGPQRPTDLSQLVEELSGELCGSESERPHDGAPRLRAV; from the coding sequence ATGACGCAGGACGTCAGTGCCCGCCCCTCGGGGCCGGGCCCCGACCCCGCGCACGGTCAGGGAGCGAACGGGCATCCGCCGGGCGGCGTGCTGGTCTCCATCGGCGCGCTGCTCCTCGGCATGCTGCTCGCGGCCCTCGACCAGACCATCGTCTCGACCGCCCTGCCGACGATCGTCAGCGAGCTGGGCGGCATGGACCACCTGTCGTGGGTCGTCACCGCGTACATGCTCGCCGCGACGGCCGCGACCCCGCTCTGGGGAAAGCTCGGCGACCAATACGGCCGAAAGAAGCTCTTCCTGACCGCGATCGTGATCTTCCTGGTCGGCTCGGCGCTGTGCGGAATGGCGCAGAACATGCCGCAGCTCATCGGCTTCCGGGCGTTGCAGGGACTCGGCGGCGGCGGCCTCATGGTGCTGTCCATGGCGATCGTCGGCGACCTCGTGTCGCCGCGCGAACGCGGCAAGTACCAGGGCCTGTTCGGCGCGGTGTTCGGCGCGACCAGCGTCCTCGGACCGCTGCTCGGCGGCCTCTTCACCGAGCACCTCAGCTGGCGCTGGGTCTTCTACGTCAACCTGCCCATCGGCGTGATCGCGCTCCTCGTCATCGCCACCACCCTGCACATCCCGGTGCGCGACACCAAGCACACCATCGACTACCTCGGCACCTTCCTCATCGCGTCCGTCGCCACCTGCCTCGTCCTCGTCGCCTCGCTCGGCGGCACCACCTGGGACTGGGGCTCGCCGCAGATCATCGGCCTCGCGGTGCTCGGCGTGGTCCTCGCCGCCGCCTTCGTGGCCGTGGAGCGCAAGGCCGCCGAACCGGTGATCCCGCTGAAACTGTTCCGCGTCCGCACCTTCACGCTCTCCGCGGTCATCAGCTTCATCGTGGGCTTCGCGATGTTCGGGGCGATGACCTATCTGCCGACGTTCCTCCAGGTCGTCCAGGGCGTCTCACCCACCATGTCGGGCGTGCACATGCTGCCGATGGTGGCCGGCATGCTCCTGTCGACGACCGCGTCCGGGCAGATCGTCAGCCGCACCGGCCGCTGGAAGGTCTTCCCCGTCGCGGGCACGGCCGTCACCACGCTCGGCCTGCTCCTCCTCCACCAGCTCGACGAGCACAGCTCCACGGGCGAGATGAGCGCGTACTTCTTCGTCTTCGGCCTGGGCCTCGGTCTGGTCATGCAGGTGCTGGTGCTCATCGTGCAGAACGCGGTCGGCTACGAGGACCTGGGCGTCGCCACCTCCGGCGCGACGTTCTTCCGCTCGATCGGCGCCTCCTTCGGTGTCGCGATCTTCGGCACGATCTTCACCAACCGGCTCGGCGACAAGCTGACCGACGCCCTCGCCGGGCGGCAGCTGCCGCCGAGGCTGAGCGTCACCACCCTGGAGGCGGACCCGCGCGGCATCGCGCGCCTCCCCGCCGACCTGCGGCCCAGCGCCCTGCACGCGTACGCCTCGTCGATCACGGACGTCTTCCTGTACGCGGCGCCGGTCGCGCTCCTCGCCTTCGTCCTCGCCTGGTTCCTGCGCGAGGACAAGCTGCGCGGCTCGGTCACCGCGCCCGACCAGACACAGACACTGGCCAGCAACCCCGTCGAACGCTCCTCCTACGACGAGGTGGCGCGGGCACTCTCGGTCCTCGGCACCAGGGAGGGCCGCCGGGCGATCTACGAGAAGATCACCGCGCGGGCGGGCTACGACCTGCTGCCCGCCGCGAGCTGGCTGCTGCTGCGCATCGCCCGGCACGGATCCGTCGAACCCGCCGTGCTCGCCGAGCGCACCACCGTGCCGCTGACCGTCATCACCGCGGCGGCCCGCCAGGTGGAGGAGCGGCGCCTCGCCGAACGGCAGGGCCTGGAGATGTTCCTGACGGACAGCGGCCGCGAGGTCGCGAGGAAGCTCGCCAAGGCCCGTGAGGAGTCCCTGTCCGAACTGCTCGGCGACTGGTGGGGCCCGCAGCGCCCGACCGACCTGTCCCAGCTGGTCGAGGAGTTGAGCGGCGAGCTGTGCGGGTCGGAGTCGGAGCGGCCGCACGACGGGGCGCCGCGGCTGCGGGCGGTATGA
- a CDS encoding HNH endonuclease family protein, producing the protein MSAVYARHHTAPKRRLAALGGAALLACAAVLTTGTPAQAAPPAPVDAATARTYLGELTVRAEGSSDGYSRAKFPHWSTQSGACNTREVVLKRDGTNVQQDASCAAVSGTWKSPYDGGTWTAASDVDIDHVVPLSEAWRSGASGWTTERRQGFANDLSQPQLIAVTDNVNQAKGDKDPAEWMPPTGSYHCFYARMWVDVKHHYKLTVNAEEKSALTSVLNGC; encoded by the coding sequence ATGTCCGCTGTCTACGCGCGTCACCACACGGCCCCGAAGCGGCGCCTTGCCGCCCTCGGCGGCGCCGCCCTGCTGGCCTGCGCGGCCGTCCTCACCACCGGCACCCCCGCCCAGGCCGCCCCCCCGGCCCCGGTCGACGCCGCCACCGCCCGCACCTACCTCGGCGAACTCACCGTCAGGGCCGAGGGCTCGTCCGACGGCTACAGCCGCGCCAAGTTCCCGCACTGGAGCACCCAGTCCGGCGCATGCAACACCCGCGAGGTCGTCCTCAAGCGCGACGGCACGAACGTCCAGCAGGACGCCAGTTGCGCTGCCGTCTCCGGAACGTGGAAGTCCCCCTACGACGGGGGCACCTGGACCGCCGCGTCCGACGTCGACATCGACCACGTCGTACCGCTCTCCGAGGCCTGGAGGTCCGGAGCCAGCGGCTGGACCACCGAGCGGCGCCAAGGCTTCGCCAACGACCTGTCCCAGCCCCAGCTGATCGCCGTCACCGACAACGTCAACCAGGCCAAGGGCGACAAGGACCCCGCCGAGTGGATGCCGCCCACCGGCTCCTACCACTGCTTCTACGCCCGGATGTGGGTGGACGTGAAGCACCACTACAAGCTCACGGTGAACGCCGAGGAGAAGAGCGCGCTGACCTCGGTCCTCAACGGCTGCTGA
- a CDS encoding GNAT family N-acetyltransferase, with amino-acid sequence MTEAPARAATRPAAWIIAPEAYDSAVAAALWRAYYTEVSDRWYLLHEGRTTDPDELEREIAAESGADLAPPHGVLLVARYGDEPGGTAGVRLLDPATAELKRVFVREDLRGKGGAPVLLAAAEDAARALGAERLVLDTRTDLVEARALYTRHGYEEIEPYAESAYAEHWYGKRLAPAEA; translated from the coding sequence ATGACCGAAGCTCCCGCCCGCGCCGCCACCCGCCCCGCCGCCTGGATCATCGCCCCCGAGGCGTACGACTCGGCCGTGGCCGCCGCGCTCTGGCGCGCGTACTACACCGAGGTCAGCGACCGCTGGTACCTGCTGCACGAGGGCAGGACCACCGACCCCGACGAGCTGGAGCGCGAGATCGCCGCGGAGAGCGGCGCCGACCTCGCGCCGCCGCACGGGGTGCTGCTCGTCGCACGGTACGGGGACGAGCCCGGCGGCACGGCGGGCGTACGGCTGCTGGATCCTGCGACCGCCGAGCTGAAGCGCGTGTTCGTACGTGAGGACCTGCGCGGCAAGGGCGGCGCCCCGGTGCTGCTGGCCGCCGCCGAGGACGCGGCCCGCGCGCTCGGCGCCGAGCGGCTCGTCCTCGACACCCGCACCGACCTGGTGGAGGCCCGCGCGCTGTACACGCGGCACGGTTACGAGGAGATCGAGCCCTACGCCGAAAGCGCGTACGCCGAGCACTGGTACGGCAAGAGGCTGGCCCCGGCCGAGGCCTGA
- a CDS encoding HAD family hydrolase encodes MTATTADSVLTARAVLLDMDGTLVNSDAVVERCWRRWADRHGLDFDEVIKVVHGRQGYASMAVLLPERPMAENYAENREMLAAETADMEGVVPIPGAPAFMAALAGLRLPHALVTSADVPLSTGRMAAAGLGLPDVRVTAESVGASKPDPEGFLKGAAELGFDPADCLVFEDSEAGILAGRAAGMRVVGVGARAAALGPTVHVDDLTGVRIADAGGGEFRLTFG; translated from the coding sequence ATGACGGCCACGACCGCCGACTCTGTTCTGACCGCCCGGGCCGTCCTCCTCGACATGGACGGCACCCTCGTGAACTCGGACGCCGTCGTGGAGCGCTGCTGGCGGCGCTGGGCCGACCGGCACGGGCTCGACTTCGACGAGGTCATCAAGGTCGTCCACGGACGCCAGGGGTACGCGTCCATGGCGGTGCTGCTGCCGGAGCGGCCCATGGCGGAGAACTACGCGGAGAACCGCGAGATGCTCGCCGCGGAGACCGCCGACATGGAGGGCGTCGTACCGATACCCGGCGCGCCCGCCTTCATGGCCGCGCTCGCCGGACTCCGGCTGCCGCACGCGCTCGTGACGTCCGCCGACGTGCCGCTGTCCACCGGGCGGATGGCCGCGGCGGGGCTCGGCCTGCCGGATGTGCGGGTGACCGCCGAGAGCGTCGGCGCGAGCAAGCCGGACCCCGAGGGGTTCCTCAAGGGGGCGGCGGAACTCGGCTTCGACCCGGCGGACTGCCTGGTCTTCGAGGACTCGGAGGCGGGCATCCTCGCAGGCCGGGCAGCCGGTATGCGCGTGGTGGGCGTCGGCGCGCGAGCCGCCGCCCTGGGACCGACCGTGCACGTCGACGACCTGACGGGGGTACGGATCGCCGATGCGGGGGGCGGGGAGTTCCGGCTGACGTTCGGCTGA
- a CDS encoding APC family permease codes for MKDHRTTPQAAAGPTALKKALTTPLLYFFILGDVLGAGVYVLVGQVAADSGGAVWVPLVVALCLALLTAASYAELVTKYPRAGGASHYATLAYGPFAGFLAGFCMLAAGIVSVAALARGFAGDYLTEFVTLPVVLVVIVFLAALALLNARGIRESTRANAVATVVEVSGLLLVIGLGLWIVLRGDGDLGRLTELGTDSHGPAAAVLSGAVLAYYSFVGFETSVNVAEETRDPRRSYPRALFGALVTAGAVYALVGAAAAAAVPTGTLAGSSGPLLEVVREAGGVPTELFSAVALVAVANGALLTGIMSSRLAYGMARDGLLPGFLTKVLPVRRTPWASIAATTALSLLLALTGDVATLASTLVLLLLVVFFLVNTAALVLRRDTPARDHFRAPTAVPVLGAASCVALATQIEGEVWARGLIVLAAGAVCGAVAAARMRHRRD; via the coding sequence GTGAAAGATCACCGCACCACCCCGCAGGCAGCAGCAGGACCCACGGCGCTCAAGAAGGCCCTGACCACCCCGCTCCTGTACTTCTTCATCCTCGGAGACGTCCTGGGCGCGGGCGTGTACGTCCTGGTGGGCCAGGTCGCGGCCGACTCCGGAGGCGCCGTATGGGTGCCGCTGGTCGTGGCGCTCTGCCTGGCGCTGCTGACGGCCGCCTCGTACGCCGAACTGGTGACGAAGTACCCGCGCGCGGGCGGCGCGTCCCACTACGCGACCCTGGCGTACGGGCCCTTCGCGGGGTTCCTCGCCGGGTTCTGCATGCTCGCCGCGGGCATCGTGTCGGTCGCGGCGCTGGCGCGCGGCTTCGCCGGCGACTACCTGACCGAGTTCGTCACGCTCCCGGTGGTCCTGGTCGTCATCGTCTTCCTCGCCGCCCTCGCGCTGCTGAACGCGCGCGGCATCAGGGAGTCGACGCGGGCCAACGCGGTCGCCACGGTCGTCGAGGTGAGCGGCCTCCTGCTCGTGATCGGGCTCGGCCTGTGGATCGTGCTGCGCGGGGACGGCGACCTGGGGCGGCTGACGGAGCTGGGCACCGACAGCCACGGGCCCGCGGCGGCCGTGCTGAGCGGGGCGGTGCTCGCCTACTACTCGTTCGTCGGCTTCGAGACGTCCGTGAACGTGGCCGAGGAGACCCGTGACCCGCGCCGCTCCTACCCGAGGGCGCTCTTCGGCGCCCTGGTGACGGCGGGAGCGGTGTACGCGCTGGTGGGGGCCGCCGCGGCGGCGGCCGTGCCGACCGGGACGCTGGCCGGGTCCAGCGGGCCGCTGCTCGAAGTGGTGCGGGAGGCGGGCGGTGTCCCCACGGAGCTGTTCAGCGCCGTCGCGCTGGTGGCGGTCGCCAACGGCGCGCTGCTCACCGGCATCATGTCGTCGCGCCTCGCGTACGGCATGGCACGGGACGGCCTGCTGCCGGGGTTCCTGACGAAGGTGCTGCCGGTGCGGCGCACGCCGTGGGCCTCGATCGCCGCCACGACGGCACTGTCGCTGCTGCTCGCACTGACCGGCGACGTGGCCACGCTCGCCTCGACGCTGGTCCTGCTCCTGCTGGTGGTCTTCTTCCTCGTCAACACGGCGGCCCTCGTCCTGCGCCGCGACACGCCCGCCCGGGACCACTTCCGGGCGCCGACGGCGGTGCCGGTCCTCGGCGCGGCGTCCTGCGTCGCGCTCGCGACTCAGATCGAGGGCGAGGTGTGGGCGAGGGGCCTGATCGTGCTGGCGGCGGGCGCGGTGTGCGGGGCCGTGGCGGCGGCACGGATGCGGCACCGCCGTGACTGA
- a CDS encoding antibiotic biosynthesis monooxygenase family protein gives MSIVKINALTVPEEQREILEKRFASRAGAVENSDGFEWFELLRPIEGTDQYLVYTRWRDEASFQAWMEGPMKAAHQGGGEGGGERPKPAASGSTVWSFEVVQQAAPKS, from the coding sequence ATGAGCATCGTGAAGATCAACGCACTCACCGTTCCCGAGGAACAGCGCGAGATCCTGGAGAAGCGCTTCGCGTCCCGCGCGGGCGCGGTGGAGAACTCCGACGGCTTCGAGTGGTTCGAGCTGCTGCGCCCCATCGAGGGCACCGACCAGTACCTCGTCTACACCCGCTGGCGCGACGAGGCCTCCTTCCAGGCATGGATGGAGGGCCCCATGAAGGCCGCGCACCAGGGTGGCGGCGAGGGCGGCGGCGAGCGGCCGAAGCCCGCCGCTTCCGGGTCCACGGTCTGGTCCTTCGAGGTCGTCCAGCAGGCCGCGCCCAAGAGCTGA
- a CDS encoding peptidoglycan-binding domain-containing protein has translation MTGQDGLRCPRCGVPRAPGTAPECDCARHTADAAHRTRRAEAAAAEDFDPLRIRPYVSLPDPDAGATNRDPAPAPPAPRPASAPGPGRSGGAAATGAKTPPDQAADGTAAYAPTPHTRRARTRRYLLLGGGAGAVALVVGGVVFASGLFSSAGDRPERGRALPGGAPASASAGPAEPAPPTVKPSASATRTPSTAPRRAAAPPAPTRSTAPPSSSPSSRPSSPPSTARATGSVGAEPSRTPPGPSAPAVLREGDEGPAVAELQGRLAQLHLYTGERDGTYSRAVTVAVLRYQWARDLTSDPPGAYGRQTRRSLESETEEP, from the coding sequence ATGACCGGACAGGACGGGCTGCGGTGCCCCCGCTGCGGCGTGCCGCGCGCGCCGGGCACCGCCCCGGAGTGCGACTGCGCCCGCCACACGGCGGACGCGGCCCACCGGACGCGCCGCGCGGAGGCGGCAGCGGCGGAGGACTTCGACCCGCTGCGGATACGTCCGTACGTCTCGCTGCCGGATCCGGATGCGGGGGCCACGAACAGGGACCCGGCCCCCGCGCCACCTGCCCCCCGCCCGGCCTCCGCGCCCGGTCCAGGCCGATCCGGCGGGGCCGCTGCGACAGGGGCAAAGACCCCACCGGACCAGGCAGCGGACGGCACCGCCGCCTACGCCCCCACCCCGCACACGCGGCGGGCCCGTACGCGCCGGTATCTCCTGCTCGGCGGCGGGGCCGGCGCCGTCGCTCTCGTCGTCGGCGGTGTCGTGTTCGCTTCCGGGCTGTTCTCCTCGGCCGGCGACCGGCCGGAGCGGGGCCGGGCGCTGCCGGGCGGTGCCCCCGCGTCCGCCTCCGCGGGCCCGGCGGAACCCGCACCGCCCACGGTGAAACCGTCCGCCTCCGCCACCCGCACCCCCTCCACCGCGCCCCGCCGCGCCGCCGCCCCGCCCGCGCCCACCCGCTCGACGGCCCCGCCGTCGTCCTCGCCCTCGTCGCGGCCGTCGTCACCGCCGTCGACGGCACGTGCCACGGGCTCGGTGGGCGCGGAGCCGTCCCGGACACCCCCCGGACCGTCCGCCCCCGCGGTCCTCCGCGAGGGCGACGAGGGCCCCGCGGTCGCGGAACTCCAGGGCCGCCTGGCCCAGCTCCACCTGTACACGGGCGAGCGGGACGGCACGTACAGCCGTGCCGTCACCGTCGCGGTCCTGCGCTATCAGTGGGCGCGCGACCTGACCTCCGACCCCCCGGGAGCGTACGGCCGCCAGACGCGACGCAGCCTGGAGTCGGAGACCGAGGAGCCGTAA
- a CDS encoding TMEM165/GDT1 family protein, with protein MISISVMALVFGVVFLAELPDKTALAGLVLGTRYRASYVFAGVAAAFAVHVVLAVAAGSVLTLLPQQLVHALTGVLFLGGAAMLLLKGGGEEEEVRQPEDQSFWKVSGAGFMLILVAEFGDLTQIMTANLAARYDDPLSVGLGAVLALWAVAGLGIVGGKALMKRVPLALITKIAALLMLGLGVWSLYEAIA; from the coding sequence TTGATCAGCATCAGCGTGATGGCGCTCGTCTTCGGCGTCGTCTTCCTTGCCGAGCTGCCGGACAAGACGGCCCTGGCCGGACTCGTCCTCGGCACGCGCTACCGCGCCTCGTACGTCTTCGCGGGCGTCGCGGCGGCCTTCGCCGTCCATGTGGTGCTCGCTGTCGCGGCGGGCAGCGTCCTGACCCTGCTGCCGCAGCAACTGGTCCACGCGCTGACCGGTGTCCTCTTCCTCGGCGGCGCCGCGATGCTGCTCCTGAAGGGCGGCGGCGAGGAGGAAGAGGTCAGGCAGCCCGAGGACCAGAGCTTCTGGAAGGTGTCGGGGGCGGGCTTCATGCTCATCCTGGTCGCCGAGTTCGGCGATCTGACGCAGATCATGACGGCGAACCTGGCCGCCCGCTACGACGACCCGCTCTCCGTCGGCCTCGGCGCCGTGCTCGCGCTGTGGGCGGTCGCCGGGCTCGGCATCGTCGGCGGAAAGGCGCTGATGAAGAGGGTTCCGCTGGCACTCATCACGAAGATCGCGGCGCTGCTGATGCTGGGGCTCGGTGTGTGGAGCCTCTACGAGGCGATTGCGTGA